A DNA window from Bdellovibrionota bacterium contains the following coding sequences:
- a CDS encoding ATP-binding cassette domain-containing protein translates to MSLVKKIDIKFDNFHLLIDQLEIPDQGITLIQGPSGSGKTTFLRILMGLDQSQRKNKGFEWTFKGEDLAKVSPQDRKLGVVFQGGELFPHMTVKENILFHAIARKIPERTYTKMLDLYVKIAKMEDKLNQKASTLSGGEKQRVALLRALIGQPKILLLDEPFSALDPALKKDLKEFLKEIVKIDSQPCLIVSHDEKDAEDLADYVIIFENGKIQKTYSKISKGGANV, encoded by the coding sequence ATGTCGTTAGTAAAAAAAATTGATATAAAGTTTGATAATTTCCATTTGCTTATCGATCAACTTGAAATTCCGGATCAAGGCATTACGCTTATCCAAGGTCCATCAGGATCAGGAAAAACAACCTTCTTGAGAATCCTTATGGGGCTTGATCAATCCCAACGCAAAAATAAAGGTTTTGAATGGACTTTTAAAGGCGAAGACCTCGCAAAGGTATCTCCTCAAGACAGAAAATTGGGTGTCGTATTTCAAGGTGGGGAGTTGTTTCCGCATATGACAGTGAAGGAAAATATCTTATTTCATGCTATTGCGAGAAAAATTCCAGAAAGAACATATACCAAGATGTTAGATCTTTACGTGAAGATTGCAAAAATGGAGGATAAACTAAATCAAAAAGCATCCACCCTTTCAGGGGGAGAAAAGCAAAGAGTCGCGCTTCTCCGTGCACTCATAGGACAGCCAAAGATTCTGCTTCTCGACGAACCATTCTCAGCCCTTGATCCAGCTCTCAAAAAAGATTTAAAAGAATTTCTCAAAGAAATTGTCAAGATTGATTCACAACCTTGCCTTATAGTCAGTCACGATGAAAAGGATGCTGAAGATCTTGCAGATTATGTTATTATTTTTGAGAACGGAAAAATTCAAAAAACTTATTCCAAAATCTCCAAAGGAGGAGCGAATGTTTAA
- a CDS encoding ABC transporter permease subunit has product MVKNFLVGLFFLVLIAPYLLLFKELQFVSVDLKELGEAFTNTLQQSLASSVVTILLGLVGALGLCSFQGSKKLKYFELLCLIPSFVPTLFFVTSILQIIKPFPFGITGIVLTHTLMYTGLAALFYQSIFQSKFQKLSELAYLEGASKFQFFQAVLKNIPFETVMIFLFLFVQFFTSFSIPLLVGHQDITVETLIYEKIRTTGSLLDAVFISFLESIFIVIMLLLYRAQKGLALLKSYEEIRLLSWKPGLIAVVMPVALYLGGSLVGSALGIKQLQQNENAFQEIFPLALKSVSLSLATGLALLIGLSLLTFIYRNRLFDRFLLSYVPLSTVLIGLSLLLVDFMADDIKVIFAMLIIFLPVLYRFQLKTKLSDLEGQIEVASLMGSTRFLTFKKIIFPQVLPSILFLSGLGAFWTIGDFAISQIIYGKNVTLALYIHSLVGSYRLELANLFVFLLLFLGLIVFTLFKRIGLEK; this is encoded by the coding sequence ATGGTAAAGAACTTTTTAGTAGGTTTATTTTTCTTAGTATTGATTGCGCCCTATCTATTGCTCTTTAAAGAACTACAGTTTGTATCTGTAGATTTGAAAGAGTTGGGAGAAGCATTTACAAATACACTTCAGCAATCTCTCGCAAGTTCTGTAGTTACAATTTTATTAGGCCTCGTCGGTGCATTGGGGTTGTGTTCTTTTCAGGGAAGTAAAAAATTAAAATACTTCGAGCTTTTGTGCCTCATACCCTCTTTTGTTCCAACATTGTTTTTTGTAACTTCAATTTTACAGATAATAAAACCATTTCCTTTTGGAATTACGGGCATTGTACTCACACATACTTTAATGTACACGGGATTAGCGGCTTTATTTTATCAATCTATTTTTCAGAGTAAATTTCAAAAGCTCAGTGAGCTAGCGTATTTAGAGGGTGCTTCAAAGTTTCAATTTTTCCAAGCTGTGCTAAAAAATATTCCATTTGAAACAGTGATGATTTTTTTATTTCTATTTGTACAATTCTTTACGAGCTTCTCGATTCCACTTCTCGTTGGACATCAGGACATCACGGTGGAGACCTTAATCTATGAAAAAATTAGAACTACGGGTTCTTTGCTGGATGCAGTATTTATTAGTTTTTTAGAATCTATCTTTATCGTGATTATGCTTTTGCTTTATAGAGCGCAAAAAGGGTTGGCTTTACTAAAGTCTTACGAAGAGATCAGATTGCTCAGTTGGAAACCGGGATTAATTGCAGTGGTCATGCCCGTGGCATTGTATCTGGGCGGGTCACTCGTTGGGTCTGCTCTGGGAATTAAACAACTCCAGCAGAATGAAAATGCTTTTCAGGAAATTTTCCCACTGGCTTTAAAAAGTGTTTCGCTATCTTTAGCGACAGGATTGGCTCTACTTATAGGTTTAAGTCTTTTAACTTTTATTTACCGCAATCGATTGTTTGATAGATTTTTACTCAGTTATGTTCCTTTGAGTACGGTTCTTATCGGGTTGAGTCTTTTGCTCGTAGATTTTATGGCAGACGATATAAAAGTTATATTTGCGATGCTTATCATTTTTTTGCCGGTGCTTTATAGATTTCAGCTCAAAACTAAGCTTTCGGATTTAGAGGGTCAAATTGAAGTGGCAAGCTTAATGGGTTCCACGCGATTTTTAACTTTCAAAAAAATTATTTTCCCTCAAGTATTACCCTCGATTTTATTTTTGTCAGGCCTCGGAGCTTTTTGGACAATCGGAGATTTTGCAATCTCTCAAATCATATACGGAAAGAATGTGACGCTGGCATTGTACATCCATAGTTTAGTAGGATCCTACAGACTAGAGCTTGCTAACTTATTTGTATTTTTACTTTTGTTTTTAGGACTCATTGTTTTCACATTGTTTAAAAGAATAGGCTTAGAAAAATAA
- a CDS encoding thiamine ABC transporter substrate-binding protein yields MIKRFFSIFVPIALLVSIYIYLYEKDSPKEQGTIVVYTYSSFASSWGPGPDLQKIFKEKTGYNVEFTDVGEAGIIIQRILLEKEKTKADVVVGLDQFQLQNTTITDLFTQPPELRYKLDESTPKKIQQGPFLAYNWSPMTFIYRTSDKNSLPKKLDDFLSPNFKGKIILLDPRTSSPGYIFFHWIVQKYGAEGAKDFLNQIKKNIYTVTPSWSAGYGLFKKKQSQYVFSYLTSPAYHWVEESDFDYQPLYLEEELPYHIEYAGILKSTKNRPGAEKFLEFILSPEGQEIIMNKNYMLPVVAEVRKNSEYEKLKKVKLFESDKIISRDEVIEAWKSASW; encoded by the coding sequence ATGATTAAAAGATTTTTTTCCATATTCGTTCCCATAGCATTACTGGTCTCCATTTATATTTATCTTTACGAAAAAGATTCGCCAAAGGAGCAGGGAACTATCGTTGTTTACACTTACTCTTCATTCGCAAGCTCTTGGGGACCGGGTCCTGATCTTCAAAAAATTTTTAAAGAAAAAACGGGATACAATGTCGAATTCACAGATGTGGGTGAGGCTGGCATCATTATCCAAAGAATTTTGCTAGAAAAAGAAAAAACAAAAGCTGATGTTGTTGTAGGGCTGGATCAGTTCCAATTGCAAAATACAACTATCACAGACTTATTCACACAGCCCCCTGAGCTTCGTTATAAACTTGATGAGTCAACTCCTAAGAAAATTCAACAAGGTCCATTTCTGGCATACAATTGGTCGCCTATGACATTCATCTACAGAACCTCTGATAAAAACTCACTTCCCAAAAAACTAGATGATTTTTTATCTCCAAATTTTAAAGGAAAAATAATTTTACTGGACCCGAGAACCAGTTCTCCTGGTTATATATTTTTTCACTGGATTGTTCAAAAATATGGAGCTGAGGGAGCAAAGGATTTTTTAAATCAAATTAAAAAAAACATTTACACAGTAACGCCCTCGTGGAGCGCAGGCTATGGACTCTTTAAGAAAAAACAATCTCAATATGTTTTCTCCTATTTGACTTCGCCGGCTTATCATTGGGTAGAAGAAAGTGATTTTGATTATCAGCCACTTTATCTCGAGGAAGAACTTCCATATCATATCGAATATGCGGGAATTTTAAAATCGACAAAGAATAGGCCTGGAGCGGAAAAATTCTTAGAATTTATTCTTTCTCCAGAGGGTCAAGAAATAATCATGAATAAAAACTATATGCTCCCCGTAGTTGCAGAGGTTCGAAAAAATTCAGAATACGAAAAACTAAAAAAAGTAAAATTATTTGAGTCAGATAAAATCATTTCTAGAGACGAAGTTATTGAGGCGTGGAAATCGGCTTCATGGTAA
- a CDS encoding M14 family zinc carboxypeptidase: MKFTFIISTLLTFTLINASNLYAEQKTAAPNFFQAKKVSVEEMMGEIRERIDNRKWNWDLSFFPKTGWKEKGNSVYGRPLVYWTCGKPENENTSLILAAVHGDEITPVYFGFRVVEWLKARPELCEKSFIVVAPIVNPDGFLRYTTGTRTNYNKVDLNRNFDTPEWGEQAQKIWKTKYGSQRRYFPGDKAASEPEIEFQKWLIEEFKPAKILSVHSPLNHLDFDGPLSGIDSEAAKKFTETYVKSCDLLRQQLDKSATGLNFYAYGTFPGSLGNYAGRYKGIPTITVELPTIDYKMAPVYFGQMEKGLNVFINYEIKDRPRQLAEKK; this comes from the coding sequence ATGAAATTCACATTTATTATATCTACATTATTAACATTTACATTGATAAATGCTAGCAATCTTTACGCTGAGCAAAAGACAGCTGCCCCCAACTTTTTCCAGGCCAAAAAAGTCTCAGTTGAAGAAATGATGGGCGAGATCCGCGAGCGGATCGACAATAGAAAATGGAATTGGGATCTGAGCTTCTTTCCAAAGACAGGCTGGAAAGAAAAAGGAAACTCCGTTTATGGGCGTCCCTTGGTTTATTGGACTTGCGGTAAACCTGAAAATGAGAACACCTCACTCATTTTAGCCGCAGTTCATGGCGATGAAATTACGCCGGTTTATTTTGGTTTTCGCGTAGTGGAATGGCTTAAAGCAAGACCAGAGCTTTGTGAAAAATCCTTTATAGTTGTAGCTCCAATTGTGAATCCTGATGGCTTCTTGAGATATACTACTGGAACGAGAACAAACTATAATAAAGTGGATCTCAATAGAAACTTCGACACTCCAGAATGGGGCGAACAAGCGCAAAAAATTTGGAAAACAAAGTACGGATCTCAAAGACGCTATTTCCCTGGCGACAAAGCGGCTTCCGAGCCAGAAATAGAATTCCAAAAATGGCTTATCGAAGAATTTAAACCAGCAAAAATCCTCAGTGTCCATTCACCTCTCAATCATTTGGATTTTGATGGACCTCTTAGCGGTATAGATAGTGAGGCTGCAAAGAAATTCACAGAAACTTATGTAAAGTCTTGTGATCTTCTGAGGCAACAACTCGACAAATCTGCAACGGGCTTAAATTTTTATGCTTACGGAACATTTCCTGGAAGCTTAGGAAATTACGCTGGCAGGTACAAAGGAATCCCAACCATTACCGTTGAACTTCCAACTATCGACTACAAAATGGCGCCCGTGTACTTTGGTCAAATGGAGAAAGGTCTCAATGTTTTCATAAATTATGAAATCAAAGACCGTCCCCGACAACTCGCCGAAAAAAAATAA